The DNA region TTACCTGTACTTTGATTTTTATGTACATGCAGCCTGACATTCTGGTTCTCACTGTtgttttgttaggtttttttcatGAGATACATACTGAATACATACTGAATACAACTGACATTAAGATGGAAAGAATTGAGGCTGCGTGGGTTCCAGCCATACACACACCCTGGCCTTGTCTTGTAAATTATTAtcttcaggttttgttttactgtttctAGATTTTCATGAACTTCTCAATGTGCTACTAAAGCCGTTGATTTCAATGTTAGACTGAAGATTTAACTTTGTATGTTATGTGAAATGACACATGCATCCATGGTCATTGGATTTCATTTGGAGATATTTGTAGAACAGTACTGCATATAGTTAGTGTTTCCTGTTGTGAACCTGTTTAGCTGATTAGTCCTACACAAACATAGATTTCTCAGTTTGGAAGCAGTTCACACTGTGCTTTTCAGCAATAATAGCAATGGTAAGATTACTCAtgaattttcctttcacttcCAGTATATGTAGTTCCCTCCAGTTACGTTGCTTGTAAATCTAAAGATTATATTCTGTGTTCTTCAAGTCACCCAAGGGAATTAAGAGTGATACTGGTTCCAGAAAGATCCCacatgctttttttaaaatcatctcCACTCTACCTCTAAATACATGGCCAGGTTAGCTGCTCCTTTGAATTTCTGTTTAATgagtatttttattgttaaatatACTTTAACTCTTTTGCTGTGTAACAAAGGTAAGATCCCACTGAgatctttaaggaaaaaaatatctctgaagTAATTTTAGTGTGGTTCACTAAAATCAATAATGTGGTTATATGTTTCCAGAGTTACCATTATGAAAGACAAAGACACCAGAAAGAGCAAAGGAGTtgcctttattttgtttttggaTAAAGAATCTGCACAAAACTGTTCTCGGGCACTTAATAACAAACAGGTAAGTTGTGGAAAGATTTTATGGCAACAGGGTTAGGCTTTCAGTCCCAAAACatttaccttttctttccaattttctGTAGTTGTTTGGAAGAGTAATAAAAGCAAGTATTGCCATTGATaatggaagagcagcagaattCATTCGCAGGCGGAACTACTTTGATAAGTCTAAGTGTTACGAATGTGGGGTGAGTAAAACCAAAAATGTAGAGAAATGGGCAAAGgttgtgggttgagataagaacaacTTAAGAAATAATTGACATAATACTAAATAGTAGTAGTAATAGTAGATGGTAATGAAAgtaacaaagagaaataaaacccaagaaagatAAGCGATGCACATGAAAACTTGCAATGACAACTTCCTACTCTTTGCTTCAAAGTATCTGCTTTTGCTGTAGCTTTGGAAGTTCATGATTTAGctggcaataaaataaatacaggaaacaACTGTTTTATATAGAAATGAGttttaagttttaattaattcctAACTTTTCCTGAACACAGTAATGTAGGACCATGATATTTGGATAGTATTTAATGTCCAATACAAACTTGATTTATATTCATAACACTTCTTACAGCAAAAATGTCACCTCACTCCTGTGTCTTAAATTGTTAATTCTGAGGtttctgtcttgttttgaaTATAAACCATGTGTAGTATTTTCAGTCATAgcaacagacaaaaaaaatctactgtTCTTGTAGCTTGTTCTCAGTTTGCAGTTAAGCATGCATATCACCACTAATCTCTTCATTTCCATGGCGAGCCTAGAGAAGAGTTTGTCTTCTGTGTGCTAATTCAGCATTCCATTTATCTTACTAATtgctcccatttttcccccccgTGAACTTCCCTCATGATACGTTTTAATGTATATTTGTTTGTAATGGCTTCTGTTaagcaatatttctttctttccaaggaAGCAGGACACTTAAGTTATGCTTGTCCTAAAAATATGCTAGGGGAGCGGgaaccacccaaaaaaaaagaaaagaagaagagaaagaaaacagtggaGCCAGAAGAAATGTATGTATATTGAGTTACATGTTACTACTTTTTTTTAGGAAGCTTTTTCATACTAAACACttaaatatctatatattttttctctctctccttgcaCAATGAagtgaggaggaagaagaaagtgaagaagaaggagaagacCCTGCTCTAGATAGCCTCAGCCAAGCCATAGCTTTTCAGGTACAAAATTGAAGCAtggcatatttatttttattttttaaattgaactCCCTTATTTAGCTGCTTTTCAGAAGCTCTGATATACATGCATAGGTCTGTCTGCTCTATAGTACTGAGTGGGCTCTGGTTTGGTAGTACTAGCTGGTAACTATAGTTGGTGTCTTTACATTGCAGACATGTTCAGTGGaattttgtttgggtttcttgCTCTTTCTCTATTGCTGTATTTGTGTgttgcagcctttttttttccttcaagctCCTTAGGTATTTGCTTGTGTCATCTCTGCTGTGATGCTCTGCTAGGTTTTTGCCCACAAATCCCTCTTTACTTTGTTGTCTGAGGAGACAAAAAACCAGTCATGTATAAGTGACCAGACACATCCTCTGTCCTCACTGGAATGTCCTTGAACACTTATTACTGGCACACTTCTTTTGCCTAGACAGACCATTGCATTCTCTCATAGACCTCATCTCCCAAAACATAATGAACGCATATTTTTTTATGTAGCTAGCTTATCTAACATCTGTATTACTGTCTTTATTACTTCTTTATCTCTACACCCTTTTGCTTCACAAAAAAGAACAAGCCTGACCTGATATTCAAATTTCTTGGCTCCCTGGTCAACATTGTTGCCTGTGTGcctgtccccccccccaaaaaactgtcAAGAGTTAATAACTTTGTTCTGAATGTGACTGTAATGAGTGCAGGACTTTTACATGATGTAGTCCAAAAAAGTGATTCACATATTCACAAtgttcctccctttccccagaaACTCCACAATTGGAAATAAAACCTATGAAACCAgggaacattttcatttctattgATGCCTTACTATCACCATCCAAAGATTTTTAACTGGTAAAATAGGAAGATTCTATTTCAACTGTTAGTTGAATAACCTTCAGTAATAATCCCCAAAGGCACTCATTATGTGAATGAATGACTGCAAAGGACAATGGATAGAAGACTTGTTAGCAGAACAAAGCTGATTCAATAACATCAGTTTAAAACATGAGGCATTTTTTGATTTAGATCTCAGCTAAAGAGATCTGCTTAGATTTTTTGCTTTAGATCTCTCTATATTTTTGGAAGTTTGCCATGGgcaaaattcttctttttgagAATACAGGATggtccaggctgctgctgtggtgtaGCTTATATGTGAGAGCtactttcagaaatgtttccCAGGGCTTTGATCACACAGTTTATCCAGAAATAAACCCCTGTAATTCTTTAACTT from Vidua chalybeata isolate OUT-0048 chromosome 5, bVidCha1 merged haplotype, whole genome shotgun sequence includes:
- the ZCRB1 gene encoding zinc finger CCHC-type and RNA-binding motif-containing protein 1 isoform X2; translation: MKNEWWVGTKQKHSIFSKYGKVVKVTIMKDKDTRKSKGVAFILFLDKESAQNCSRALNNKQLFGRVIKASIAIDNGRAAEFIRRRNYFDKSKCYECGEAGHLSYACPKNMLGEREPPKKKEKKKRKKTVEPEEIEEEEESEEEGEDPALDSLSQAIAFQQAKIEEEQQRWTQTAGESSISDDSKRPRIKKSAYFSDEEELSD
- the ZCRB1 gene encoding zinc finger CCHC-type and RNA-binding motif-containing protein 1 isoform X1, translated to MSGGLAPSKSTVYVSNLPFALTNNDLYRIFSKYGKVVKVTIMKDKDTRKSKGVAFILFLDKESAQNCSRALNNKQLFGRVIKASIAIDNGRAAEFIRRRNYFDKSKCYECGEAGHLSYACPKNMLGEREPPKKKEKKKRKKTVEPEEIEEEEESEEEGEDPALDSLSQAIAFQQAKIEEEQQRWTQTAGESSISDDSKRPRIKKSAYFSDEEELSD